The Arachis ipaensis cultivar K30076 chromosome B03, Araip1.1, whole genome shotgun sequence region TACCATTACAGTTTGAACTTGCTGTTTTTCATCTTTACAGAAAAGAAGCAAATCATcggcaaacatcaaatgagaaattCTTGGACCCCCTCTAGAAACCGCAACCGGCTTCCACAAGCCCTTATCAACTTGCTGATTAATAGAACAGGACAATctctccatacacaacacaaacagATACGGTGATATAGGATCTCCTTGCCTAAGACCCCTGCTTGGAGTAAAGCTATTTAATCTATCCCCATTCCAGAGGATAGACAGTGAGGAAGCAGTGACACAACGCATAATCAGATTAACTGTCGGAGGAGGAAAGCCAAAACTCACCAGGGTTTGTTTCAGAAATCCCCAATCCACTCTATCGTACGCTTTCtctaaatcaatcttaaaggccaggGTACCTTTCTTTGAGTTTGTCTTCTTCATGAAATGGAGAACCTCTTGTGCTACAATGATGATGTCTGGGGTTCCTCTCCCCGGGATAAACCCTCCTTGAAGGGGCCCAATAATCTCTTTGAGATGGGGACGAAGTCTATTGACCAGGACTTTCGTTATAACTTTGTAAACCACATTACAGAGACTAATTGGTCGGAAATCCTTCATGGAAACGGGGTTTTCTACCTTCGGAATAAGAACCACAAGagtttccatcatccttggatCCATATCCAAACCAGAGAACGCATGACGAACCATAGTCCAAACATCAAAACCAACAATCTTCCAGTATTCTTTAAAGAAGAAAGCCTGAAACCCATCAGGGCCCGGTGCCTTAAAAGAATGCATACTGAAAACAGCCGACTTAACTTCTTCCAGAGTAACTGGCGCTGTGAGGCTACAACAGGCTTCATCATTTAGGGAAGGCAGCGGCACATCACCAAGACAACCTAAGTCTACATCCTCCGACTGGCATAATAGGCGTTTATAGAAGGATTCAGCTTCCCTTCTAAGGACATCCGGGTCCGTTCCCACACCCCATCTTAAAGAAAGAgaccatgaatcttattatgctttcTCCGCACAAGAGTATGGACATGAAAGAACTTGGTATTTCTATCTCCAAATTttacccactgctctctggaTTTTTGAAACCATAGAAGTTCCTCCTGCACAAGCGTGTTATTAAATTTATCAATCAGCTGTTTTTCTTTTTGCCGCATAGACAAATCTTCCATTACTTCAAGTCGCTTCTGAAGGAAATTAATCTGTCTCTCCAATTTGCATTTCCTAACGAAAATGTTGCCGAACACTTTAGAATTAAACTCCAAAGAGTTCTTCTGCACTTCTGAAAGCTTGCCATGCATCTCTCTGTAGCCAGCCTGCCATGACTGGTTCACAATATCTCTGTACCCCGGATAAGTTGCCCAAGCTGCAATAAACCGAAAAGGTCTATTCTTTTTCGGTTGGGGACGACCTGTACAGCGTACTAGGATAGGACAATGATCAGACTGAAGCCTATTTAAAATTTCTGCGTAAGCCTCTGGAAAGAGAGATAGCCAGCCACTATTGATACAAACCCGGTCAAGTTTTTTCGCCACCTCAACACCATTTTTAACCCTTCTGTACCAAGAAAAATGTCTTCCAATAGTCTTCAAGTCAAACAGATTACTATCCCCTAGAGAGGCAGCAAGCCGATCTGCATGACGACTCGAGAAGAGGCAACTCTTAGATTCATGAGAGAATAGtacttcattaaaatcaccaagaacaatccaTAGCCCGCAGAAAGACGAAGACTGAGTAACAAGATAATCCCATAGCAGAACTCTGATATTAAATTGAGGACTACCATAGATACCACTGCACCTCCAAATCACATTATTTACCTGAACCTCAACTGTAACACACTGATCGAAAGCATCAACCCATTTGCAGTGAACACCCTGTATTGCAGAAAGGAACCAGATACCCCCTTATGTCCTGACGCCTCCACTATACTAATAGGGTGATAACCAAGTCTTTCCCAGAACAGTTTCAAGTATTGAAAAGGAcagtgagtttcaaccacaataaaaatTACAGGTTTAAATTTCCTAACCAGCTCTTTACAATTCACccgggctaacttattagaagcacccctaatattccaagctattatatttaaactatccataatataaaatataaaaatataaaacaaggaaATCAAATTGCTTCACCAACCTCAAACCGAGGCTTGCCCAGCGGAAGTGACTCCCGTGACCTTCAGGTTTGCCGGATCTCCATGGAATATCTCCTTAATCCCGCCTACCGACGCAGTAATAGCCGGCAATGCGCCTTCCTTCTCCAATGGAACCGCCACGGTAACATCCTCCTTCACGGTTGCAGGAAGACATGATGATGCTTCCACCACCGTGCCTCCATTCTTCTCAACTGGCGAGCTCTGTAGGGACTCCGGCCTTGGTCGTTTCCGGAGAGAGGACCCGCAAAGTACTGGGGTGTGTCGGGTTGAGGAGATCGACGTCTCACCAACACGGGAAGCGTTGTGTCCGACCTTGACTCGTGACCTGACCCTAGCGCGATAGGAACTAGATCCATTCGTGTGAGAGAAGTGAATGGTGGGCCTGATTACTCTACCCGAATCGGTTCTGGATTGAATGCCTTTTTGGACCTTGTTAGATTGCTTCTGACCCAGCTTGGTTTTACCATTTCTCACAACTTGCTCCCAGCCTGGTTCATCATGCATGCAAGCCTCCTCAACATTATTTCCTTCCAAATTATTAGCCTCCAAATCCTCTTGCAAATTCGATGCAGGATTCTCGCCAGTAACGCCACCTACCACATTAGGTTCTACTTTATTTGAATTGTAAATTTTGGTCTCAGGATGTGGCACTGCCTTTGTACCGTCCCGTGGCTTTGTGGCATCGGAATCATCACTTTTTCCTTCCCTAGAGTCTCTACCTAAGCACTGTGCCATATCGTGACCATAACGTGCACAAGAgttacaaattaaatttaaactttCATACTCCTTTGTACCGTCCCGTGGCTTGGTGGCATCGGAATCAACATTCTTTCCTTCCCTAGAGTCTCTACCCAAGCACTGTGCCATATCGTGACCATAACGTGCACAAGAgttacaaattaaatttaaactttTATACTCCACTACATGAGTTACGCCTTCCACAATGATATGCTTGATCACTGGCAGTCCTAAATTTATTTGAACACATACTCGGGCATATCGTCCTCTCTCAGCCAACTTAGTGGCTAAGTCCACTTTGATGGGAACTcctattgcagaagcaatacgcATCATGGCCTGTTCCTGATAGCACCAGATTGGGAGCCCCGAAATTCGAACCCATACAAGCATAGACCCGAAGGATTGCTCACATGGCCAAAAATCTATATCCCACGGTTTTACAGCAACATAGTGCCCATCAATCAACCACGGGCCACCAAGCATGACCTTCTCACGATCTTCACATGCATCGAATTTTACCATGAAGTACCCAAACCCCACATCAAGCATATCAAAGCCACCTTTGATGCGCCAAACCATCCGAAGCTTGTGTGAAAGAGCTGTGTAACTATAATTTTTATCAAGAACCTTGATCACTAAAGCTTCTCGATAAGGCTCTGCCAAACAAAGCTTGACTTCTTCagtgaagtttacacatggaggTTGGGAATCGCCCTGCTTGCCCACCACCGTGGCTATACTATCCCCAGATAGAGATCCTGCAAGTGCAAATGCCTTCGATTTCTCTGGACCAATGACTTTATCTCTAAAGGAGATCTTTGTAGGATTTGAAAAATCCTCTCGTGAAAAACCCTCCTTGGCACCGGATGCACCCCACCCacactctcccccttatctcttccgACAGCATGACCGCCATCCTCACTGTGTTTCACCCTCAAACACTTGTTCCcactctctccttctctcattctctctgagtacggagtacgtaaaaaaaaatattttaattaactaCTAGACTAACAactcaattttaaaattaaatacatcatcatataatatataaaagttttaaaattttttgagaagGGACTATGACCCTACCAATCCCCCTCTAAATTCGCCTCTGTCAAATCATAAGAGCATGTCCAATAATGATAAAATGAAAGGCTGGTTCATTATTTTTTTGACAAAAAGTAGAGACCTAACGTTAGAAGAAAACGAAGTCGAGTTCTTTCACATTTTTTTAGACAAATGAAATCCTGCTTGGAAAAACTAAGCTTTTTCAAAAAGAACCGCCTTCTCTCTCTCATGGAGAACGCCTCTCTCATATGGAGTGTTTTCTTGGATTAACAGCTTCATGCTTACCTGTTTGTTATTCACCTCTTTGCGCATACTTCTCACCtctttgtgcatatttttctttttagcttcttcttcttttgcacAATAGTACATATGGCCTGCCAAGAGGAGCAATCTATCGAAGGCAAAGTTGTTTCCATTAACCCTGTTGAGGATGACAGTTTTGCTGCAGAAAATCTTAACTTGGTAGGAAAGATTCTATCAGACAGAGAAGTTAGTTTCAATACCTGTAGAGCAGCTCTTCTGGGTATCTGCGGCCATCCGGAAAGAGTTGCCATTTCTGATGTTGGTAGAAACAAATTACTTATCAGCTTTAAGGATGTGCGGAAAGGGATCCAAATAAGGAACGGAGGGCCCTGGAGCATCCGTGGACATCTTCTTAATCTGCAGATATGGAACGGACGTGAGTCACTCTATGATGTGGATCACATGTATATGGAATTATGGGTACAAATACATGGACTTCCACTCAACTATataacaaggaaaacagcagAGATTATTGGTAAGAAATTAGGAACTGTGATGGAAACAGAAAATCCCAGATTAAATGATACACTACAGAGAACGTTTTTGAGGGTGAGGGTAACTATGAACATCACCAGGCCTTTGCCAACGGGTTTTTGGCTAGCAACACAGAATCATCAAACTCTTTGGGTGGATTTCAAGTATGAGAGGATACAGGATAGTTATTGTCTGAATTGTGGAGTCCTAGGTCATACCAAGAAGAAATGTAGTAGCCCAATGGCAGTGGCTAGCTGGGACCATATGCAACCTAGGTATGGGCTGGGTTTGGGAGTTAATCGTGCCAGGGCCATCTCAGCCAAGGGGAAAGAGCAGGATGAGAAGGAGATGAACAGGGAATGGACTGAGGCTAAACAAGTCTGTAAGGGGGAGTGCGCCAAAATGGAGCATATGAAGGAGCATTTGACTGAAGAGAGTTGTACAGGCAGGGGATTACAAACAGAGCCTCTGCGAACTCTTGATGCAAATTCTGTTCATCAGACGACGTTGGGAAAGGAAAGCCACAGATTTAGGATGCATGGTGAAGCAGGGGAAGCTCTGAGAAATGGGAACAAGTTTGCAAACACTAGAACTGACATCAGGAAAGGTTATGACAAGCTCCAAGAGATAGGTGAAGGTAGTTGTGCATTTAGGCCCAATGTCATGTCTTCTATGGGGTGTCAGGAGCATCTTGAGGTTGGGGGGAATGAGGAGCAACAACCTTTTGGTGATAGAACAAGGCTGAATGAGGGTCGTTTGGATGAGCCCAAGCAGATGGAGGATTGTGTCCAGCGCCTACAAGCAGAAGATGATGTCTGCGGGAACTCCAGAAAGCTAACAATTGGGGAAGAATTGGAGAAGCTTTTTGGTAAGAAACAGGCCCAAGCTAAGCATCATGGTAATGCGAATATTAACAAGCATTCTGGGTTGGAGGCACGAATAGTTAGGCATGATGCAAGACAGATGTGGAGCTACAGGGACAAACCAAAAATGAAGAGAATTGTTACTGCTGCTGGTAGAACCATGATACAGCGAATGGATAATGGAGAGGAGTATTATGTCGAACTAGCTGAGGAGCAGCATCTTAAGGAGGAGGAGATTGCTGCTGGGTCAGAGCAGAGAAATGAGGGTCAACGTGTGTTGGATCTGGCGTTTGATCTAAGGCTGAATTTGAAATCTAAAAGGTCTAGGGATACAAGCAGCCTCGCAGTCTTTGTTGACAAGTTCGAGGATGATGAACACCTAAGAATGGAAAACTCAGGTAAGAAGTTCAAATATGTTCCTGGATTAGTCATGGCTGAGGAGGCGGGCCTTATCACGCCCCACCAGCAGCCATGATTGTTGTTAGCTGGAACTGTCGTGGTATGGCGGCCCCATCGACAGTGTCTGAATTAAGAAGTATATGTAAATATCTTAGGCCATCCGTTTTGTTTTTTATGGAGACTAAAGCTAGTAATCTTAGTTGTGCTAGGACTAGGAGAAACTTAGGTTTTGATAATATATTTTGTGTTGAGTCCCGGGGGTTGTCCGGAGGGCTCTGTCTTTTTTGGAAAAGTAATATAAATATTGATGTTTATGCTTGGTGTGATAACTTTATTAAAGCCCAGATAAGCACTGTTAATGTTAATGTCTGGGAAGGAATTTTTGTTTATGGCCATCCTGATTTTAAGAGAAGGAAGGAGTTACGGAATGAGTTAACTTGTGTAGATAATAATTTGCATGTGCCGAGGACTTTTATTGGTGACTTTAATGATGTTATTGCACAGCATGAGAAAGTGGGGTTGCATCCAAAGTCGACTAGTCAGATTGACACTTTCAGGTGCTTTGTTGATAAGAATGCTCTCATGGACTTAGAGTTACAAGGTACTAAATACACATGGTTTAGTAACCCAAGGAATGGTTTTGTTACTAAGGAAAGGATAAATAGAGTACTTGCTAATTGGGAATGGAGAGAAGCTTTCCAACATGCTACCCTTTCAGCTTTACCAGCCATTAGCTCTGACCATATGCCTTTAGTTCTCAATGTTACATCCAGGGGAATAAGGACCAAATGCTTTAAATTTGAGGCTTTTTGGGCTGATCATGCTGACTGTGGTAATATCATCAGGAAAGGATGGAATAGTGTCTGTAATAGTTTGGTTGATCATTGGACCAATTTGTCTCGTAGGATGAATAGTTGTAAGCAAGAATTGGTCAAATGGAGCAAGGCTAACTTTAAGAGGGTTGATATTGAAATACAAAAGTAAATGCATAGCCTTAAGCTAGCAGAGGAAAGAGATTATTCGGACACTCAGCAGCAGGAAATTAGTAATTTGAAAATGGATATTATTAGGTTATGGAAACAGGAGGAAAAGTATTGGGGCCAGAGATCTAGAGTGAAATGGCTGAAGTTTGGCGATAAGAATATTGCTTTTTTCCATGCTTCTACCATCCAACGAAGGGATAGGAATAGGATTGTGAGGTTAAAGGATATTAGTGAAGAATGGGTGTGTGGTGAGGATCAGATACTAAAGTTGGTTGTTCTTCATTTTCAGAATCTGTTTAAAGCTTCCGGCAACCTTGTTATGTCTGAATGCATTAGCAAGATCCCTATTAGAGTTACTGAAGATATGAATCGAGAGCTATTGAAAGAGGTTTCTGATCAGGAAATTAAAGAAGCTACTTTCAGCCTTGGAAGTCTTAAGGCACCTGGTCCAGATGGATTAAATGGCCTTTATTTCCAGAAGCATTGGGCAATTCTTCAGAAGGAGGTTTGTGAAGTTGTTAAGGTCTTTTTTTGGGAAGGAATCCTACCAAGTAGCATCGGAGATACTATTATAGTTTTCGTTCCTAAGACCAATTATCCAGAATCTTTTAATCAGCTTCGACCGAtcagctgttgcaactttatatataaaattatttctaaGGTGTTGGTTGTTAGGCTTAGAAGAGTTATTGATGCGATTGTTTCACCTATCCCTAGTGCGTTTGGGGGGGACGCCTCATTTAGGATAACATGGTAATAGTGCAGGAAATGTATCATGCGATAAATAAAAAAGGGCAGTTTGCCTCCAGGAATTTAGCTATTAAGATTGATATGAATAAAGCCTATGACAGGGTTGAATGGTCGTTCCTAGAAGCAACTCTGAAAGCTTTTGGGTTTAATTCGCACTGGGTCAAGTTGATTATGATGTGTGTCTCGCAGGTTTCTTATAAGATTAAGATCAATGGTGTTTTGTCGAGGAGGTTTCTGCCGCAGAGGGGACTAAGGCAGGGAGACCCCCTTTCGCCATACCTGTTTATCATAGCAGCTGAAGTTTTTACTATTCTTATGGACAAGGCTAAAGATGAGGGTAGAATCTCTGGTGTCAAAATTGCGCCCACTGCTCCAGCCATTTCTCATCTCCTCTTTGCGAATGATTGCATTATCTTTTCGAAGGATAATGAGGAGGAAGTTTATTAGCTCATtactattttaaatatatatacagAAGCCTCGGGGCAGCGAATAAATTTTGACAAGTCTGGAATTACGTTTGGCAATCAGGTTCCGAtcagaaatagagtagaaatagAAGAGATCTTAGGGTTGCCGGCTTGGGATCAACCAGGCAAGTACCTGGGTCTTCCAGCTCAGTGGGGTAGATCTAAGAATAAAGCTCTGAGGTGGATTGAGGAGCGAGTGTCTGATAAGCTTTGCGGTTGGAAAGAAAAACTTCTTTCTCAGTCTGGGAGGGAGGTTCTCATCAAATCGGTTATTCAAGCGATACCTGCCTATGCTATGAATGTCGTCCTCTTTCCTAAAGGTTTTTGTCATCGCCTTTGTCAAAAAGTGGCTAAATTTTGGTGGGCCTCTACTGGTAAGGATAGGGGTATCCATTGGAGAAGTTGGGATAAAATTTGTGCTAGTAAAAGGAATGGAGGAATTGATTTTAAGGATTTTTATAGTCAAAATTTAGCACACCTGGCAAAACAAGCATGGAGAGTTTTCGAATGCCCTAATGCAGTATGGGTTCAGGTGCTTAAGGCTGTCTATTTCCTAAACGAGGATTTTAAAGTAACTAAGGTGGGAAGGGGAGCATCTTGGATCTGGAAAAGTATTGTGCATGGTAAGGATTTCCTTTTGAGAAATGGGAGATGGTTGGTTGGGAATGGAGAAAGAGTGCGAATTTTAGATGACAATTGGATATTGAACATGACGAACAGTCCTGTTGTTATGAATGATGATGTCACATTTGTAAAGGAGCTGATTAGTGAAGGACAGGAGTGGAATATAAGCGAGTTAAGGAAACACTTTGATGGAGATACTGTTGGGAAGATCATTAGAACTCCGGTGAGTGTTATTGGCAGAGAAGACAAGCTTAGTTGGCCTTTTAAACCAGATGGCAAGTATACTATCAAAATGGGTTACCATGCTGCCAGGAAAGAACAGCATCTCGATAATAGCAATAGCCCATCAATGAGTGATGACTTTAAGGATTTATGGAGAGACATTTGGAAATTAAAAGTGCCTCAAAAGATCAGAACCTTTCTATGGCGGGCCTCGCATAATATTTTTCCGGTATTCCAAAATCTTTATAATAAGAAAATCTCTAACACTCCTATCTATCCTATTTGTTTGCAGGAACCAGAGTCCACTGAGCATGCGCTTCTACTATGCCCTTGGACAAGGGCTGCGTGGTTCGGAGCCCAAATCCAGTGCTGTCCTACGGCCTATACTGTATCATCTTTTGGAAAATGGGTAATGGACCTCTTTAAAAGTATGAAGATCGGCGCAGGAACTGATTATGAGCTATGTAGCAGCAGAGTTGGTTTTTTGGTATGGGAGGTTTGGAAAGCAAGAAATCAGGCAGTGCATCACAAGTCTAAACCTAGTCCTTTACTAGTAATTAAAAATGCTAAACAAATGGAAATTGATTTTGCAGATGTTGCAGAAGAACCACCTATAAGTTCTATTCATGATAGAAGGTCAGATAAAAGGGTTACCTGGAGACCGCCTCCGCCACGATGGATTAAGTGCAATGTCGATGCAGCATTTCGCGAAGTGTACTCTGGAGGAGCAACAGCGGCAGTATTCAGAGACCATGGTGGAAGCCTCGTCACAGCTTCAAATTCTAAAATTGCAGCTTCCTCACCTCTAGCTGCCGAAGCATTTGCGGTTAGGGAAGCATTAATAATGGCTAAAAACTTTCAACTGGATAGAATTATTTTTGAATCTGACAGTTTGATACTCATACAAGCTTTAAAATCAAAAGCCTCAATTGCAGAAATTCAAGTTATTTTTTATGACATTTTGGAATTAGTGCGAAGTATCACAAATTGTGGGTTTACCTGGGTGCCTAGAGAAGGGAATGGCTTAGCACATGAAGTAGCCAGGCTTACTGCTGACGGTTCTCTTCAACAGAATTGCCTCAGTGCCTAGAGAAGGGAATGACTTAGCACATGAAGTAGCCAGGCTTACTGCTGACGGTTCTCTTCAACAGAATTGGCTCAGGTGCAAGCCGCAAATCATCAACAACATTTTGACACAAGAGCACTATATGTCTCTGCAACTGGCAAACAGATCATGAGTATGATCACTTTTTTGGTTTTTTGGCTGCGTATAAATCAAATCAGGCAGGGAATTAATTAGATTGCAGATTGAAAGTTTGGAGGCATTATGGATATGCATTTTGCTACCTTGTTTGTCGGGAGGGGGTGGAATGCCATGTCTGTTGTTTCTCTCCCCCTTGTTGTACTCTTTTTGGTGTTGTACTCTTTTTGTACTCTTTTTGGTAGGTTTGTGTCCTGTTCTTTGCCTCACCAGCTTAGCATGCCTTCTGCTAGTCCGGAGGGTGAGAAAGCCAGAGTTCTGCATTTTGGAGTGCACGGTTCTGCTTAGAATCCATCTGCTCTAAGCTATGCAGAATCTCAGTACTGAGTGACCAGTAGGTGTTTTGAGGAGATGTTGATGCGGCTGCTAAGGAATGTGCCAGGGAGGCTGGATGTGGAAACCACAGTCAGGGAACCAGCTAAGAGGGGAGAGTAGTCATGAACAACCagatgcatgcattcattttcatCGAACAAGATGATTGGCTTATGCTCCTTGGGGTTATGTTTCAGCTGACTCTTGGATCGGATAGAGTGAGATAGCCTGATCTTGCAAATCGGTCCTACTGCATCTGCTCAGAATCCTTCTGATTTGGTTTCTACATTGTTTGACTAGTGACTGAGGGTTAGGTGACTGGAGTAGTGCTCAGATCTGGTCTGTTGACGATTCTGCAAGAGTGAAGACCTTAACTTTTTCATAACTTCCGGAAGAATTTGTCAATGGAAGCTTGCTGCAATGTCAGATCTCTGGGTAACATGCAGTGCCTGTGGCCATTGATATTGTCACGCATGATATTACAGTGGTAGGTAATGAGTTTGGTACCGATTAGAAGCTTCAGCTGCAGAGTGGGGAAGGTGACCTCTTCCAACGCCGGGTCGGGTATAGGTTTGAGGATCTGGTTTGGGAATCTGGTTTGTTTTGGTTTGGGCCTGTCTATAAGCCTGGACCTTgcccaaaaaaaaagagaagccaATCAAAATTAAACACGTGTGACTAACAATTTATAAATaagtatattaaataattatatttttatttaataatttgaaTATCTATTTATAACGTAAAAattgatgtggagttactttttataacaGATGGATCATAAAATAGGGATTCGGATGAGTTCGCGACAGGAGATTGTCTAACATTTTGATGTGTGTGTTtgcatttttcatttttaaaaaatattaaatgaatatttttatttttggttatatTAACACCAACTAATTTATTATGTTTTAATTTACACGGTAAATNNNNNNNNNNNNNNNNNNNNNNNNNNNNNNNNNNNNNNNNNNNNNNNNNNNNNNTTAATtttgttaatattattttattatatcttaATCATTTTTTAACTAACGCCCTTATGTGGTTTCAAAATtcatcattattttatttttatttttttcttatcctACTTTATtcgatttttttctttcttcttgttttataTTCACATCTTCCATCACCTTTTTACCTttcatgtatatatattatttctgTCATTTTTAATCActtttcatatattcattatcatTCTTGTTCATTCATATTTTTCTCAACATTTCAACCGCTACAATCTCATCACTTATTTTTTATCGTAACGTACAAAAGAAGGAAAATAATAATTTTGACTTATTTCCTATTTTAGTTTCTTTCATTCGAGTATGGCACGCAGTCCCCCAGCCcacacaaaataaaagcatggtgGGAGTGACACTATGGATGATATAATTTTCCCCAAAGGAAattaccaaaaataaatatagaatCATACCATTAcatgaaagaaaacaaaaatgatAAGAATAAATAAGCCAATAGTTGAAATCACANTAAGATAAATAGTATTATGATATAATATAAAAGTTTTATATCCAAAAAATCTAGAGTTTAATCTTTGGTGAatctaaaaaaaaacaaaaaaacataaGCTAAGGCAAATAAAAAAAGTTATGCCAAAAAATAAgcaaatttaaaagaaatttttgtttgaagaggagtattagagatataatcgtTCATGTTATCTCTTTTtatcaacttaaatttttagaatgAATAATATCATAACACTTTTGGATATATAAACCATATTGTATTCGAATAAATAATGGcacaatttattttatatttttttatNNNNNNNNNNNNNNNNNNNNNNNNNNNNNNNNNNNNNNTATAaatttaactttattttatttataaattgaaAACATTCCAACTCTAATTTTACCCATTTTTATTTCATAGATATCTAATTCTACATGCGAGTTACTAAAAAGATATAATATTATAcaacatgatgaatatggtgataattttcactaaaataaaattaacttttATATAAAAAGAAATGTGCTAAGTCATTAATTGATGACTTTGATTTTGTGGTTAAAGATATTTTACACCAAACAAAAAATTCGTAGTTTAACATCTACTTAGTCGAATAGAATTAATACTCAACTCGCACTATATTCGAACCGTATCCAATACGATTTTATTTATTATGGATCAGGTTAGATATTTTATTCATTGTAAATTAGATTGACAATCCTATCCAATCGAATAGGATCAAATTAAATATCCATAAATAAAATGCAGACTaccattttaaaataaaacttttttttattagcaAAAAATGCTgacacaaattaaaaataatttgactTTCATTTCTCTTAGCTTTAAAGAATTTGgagacaaaaatcaaagaaaagttTTTAACGAATTTTTTACTCTCTAACTCTCTGTNNNNNNNNNNNNNNNNNNNNNNNNNNNNNNNNNNNNNNNNNNNNNNNNNNNNNNNNNNNNNNNNNNNNNNNNNNNNNNNNNNNNNNNNNNNNNNNNNNNNNNNNNNNNNNNNNNNNNNNNNNNNNNNNNNNNNNNNNNNNNNNNNNNNNNNNNNNNNNNNNNNNNNNNNNNNNNNNNNNNNNNNNNNNNNNNNNNNNNNNNNNNNNNNNNNNNNNNNNNNNNNNNNNNNNNNNNNNNNNNNNNNNNNNNNNNNNNNNNNNNNNNNNNNNNNNNNNNNNNNNNNNNNNNNNNNNNNNNNNNNNNNNNNNNNNNNNNNNNNNNNNNNNNNNNNNNNNNNNNNNNNNNNNNNNNNNNNNNNNNNNNNNNNNNNNNNNNNNNNNNNNNNNNNNNNNNNNNNNNNNNNNNNNNNNNNNNNNNNNNNNNNNNNNNNNNNNNNNNNNNNNNNNNNNNNNNNNNNNNNNNNGCagtattttatattatattttaatttttaagttgatagatgaataattaattatttttaatttattatgtgttaATTTTTAATTGTGAGATGAATTTGATTATTTCACATGTCAAGTATTGAATCTTAATACGGACAACACCAAATCTCAAAGTATAAGAtacttttttttctcttattgCGTTAAAGAGTAGTGAACTCAATC contains the following coding sequences:
- the LOC107632609 gene encoding uncharacterized protein LOC107632609, with product MIVVSWNCRGMAAPSTVSELRSICKYLRPSVLFFMETKASNLSCARTRRNLGFDNIFCVESRGLSGGLCLFWKSNINIDVYAWCDNFIKAQISTVNVNVWEGIFVYGHPDFKRRKELRNELTCVDNNLHVPRTFIGDFNDVIAQHEKVGLHPKSTSQIDTFRCFVDKNALMDLELQGTKYTWFSNPRNGFVTKERINRVLANWEWREAFQHATLSALPAISSDHMPLVLNVTSRGIRTKCFKFEAFWADHADCGNIIRKGWNSVCNSLVDHWTNLSRRMNSCKQELVKWSKANFKRVDIEIQK